Proteins co-encoded in one Nitratireductor kimnyeongensis genomic window:
- the cysN gene encoding sulfate adenylyltransferase subunit CysN — MLTGNKAPVGEEDTAPVDIRDYVAGQENKGLLRFLTCGSVDDGKSTLIGRLLFDTKLIFEDQLAALEKDSRKHGTAGDEIDFALLVDGLEAEREQGITIDVAYRFFSTPRRKFIVADTPGHEQYTRNMATGASTADLAIVLVDARQGILPQTRRHSIIASLLGVRHIVVAVNKIDLVGFDETVFERISAEYRAFAEELGFHSIQPIPMSARYGDNVTRSSEQTPWYAGPTLLEHLETVDIAVEAEGRPFRFPVQYVSRPNLDFRGFAGTVASGHIAVGDPVTVAKSGKQTRIRRIVTQDGDLDVASEGQAVTLVLEDEVELSRGNMLVTPEARPHVADQFAATLVWFDENPLLPGRSYILRTETDEVSATVSHLKHRRNINNFAEEAATCLNLNEVGLCNFSTQAPIAFDAFRDNRVTGAFILIDRLTNATVGAGMIEWPLRRAANIHWQALDVTRQSRAALKHQKPAVLWFTGLSGSGKSTIASLLEKKLHASGRHTYVLDGDNVRHGLNRDLGFTDADRVENIRRVAETAKLMADAGLIVLVSFISPFRAERRMARELMNDGEFVEVFVDTPFEECARRDPKGLYAKALKGEIKNFTGVDSPYETPEKADIHVETTARAPEELVDEIEAWLRERGYC; from the coding sequence ATGTTGACCGGCAACAAAGCGCCCGTGGGTGAAGAAGACACGGCTCCGGTCGATATTCGCGACTATGTGGCCGGACAGGAGAACAAGGGGCTCTTGCGCTTTTTGACCTGCGGATCGGTGGACGATGGCAAGTCGACGTTGATCGGGCGTCTCCTGTTCGACACCAAGCTGATCTTCGAAGACCAACTGGCAGCACTGGAAAAGGATTCCCGCAAGCACGGCACGGCCGGCGACGAGATCGATTTCGCACTGCTGGTGGACGGCCTGGAGGCGGAACGCGAGCAGGGCATCACCATCGACGTGGCCTATCGCTTCTTTTCCACACCGCGCCGCAAGTTCATCGTGGCCGACACACCGGGCCACGAACAATATACCCGTAACATGGCGACGGGTGCCTCCACAGCCGATCTTGCCATCGTTCTGGTGGACGCGCGTCAGGGTATTCTGCCACAGACACGGCGGCATTCGATCATCGCCTCGCTTCTGGGGGTCCGTCATATCGTGGTGGCGGTGAACAAGATCGACCTCGTCGGTTTTGACGAGACTGTGTTCGAGCGGATTTCCGCCGAGTATCGCGCCTTTGCCGAAGAGCTCGGTTTCCATTCGATCCAGCCGATCCCCATGTCTGCGCGCTACGGCGACAATGTCACCCGTTCGTCGGAGCAAACGCCCTGGTATGCGGGGCCGACGCTGCTCGAACATCTGGAAACTGTCGATATCGCGGTCGAGGCGGAAGGCCGCCCGTTCCGTTTTCCCGTTCAATATGTCTCCCGGCCCAATCTGGATTTCCGCGGTTTCGCGGGCACTGTGGCCTCTGGCCATATCGCTGTCGGCGATCCGGTAACCGTTGCAAAGTCGGGAAAACAGACACGCATTCGGCGCATCGTCACCCAGGACGGCGATCTGGATGTCGCATCCGAGGGGCAGGCCGTGACGCTTGTGCTTGAGGATGAGGTAGAGCTTTCGCGCGGCAATATGCTGGTGACACCGGAAGCGCGACCGCATGTGGCCGATCAGTTTGCGGCTACGCTCGTGTGGTTCGATGAAAACCCGCTTCTGCCGGGGCGCTCCTACATTCTGCGCACCGAGACGGACGAGGTGTCGGCCACGGTGAGTCACCTCAAGCACCGCCGCAACATCAACAATTTTGCCGAAGAAGCGGCCACATGCCTCAATCTGAACGAGGTGGGGCTGTGCAATTTTTCGACACAGGCACCGATAGCCTTCGATGCCTTCCGCGACAATCGCGTTACAGGCGCATTTATTCTGATCGACCGGCTGACCAATGCAACGGTGGGTGCAGGCATGATCGAATGGCCGCTGCGCCGTGCCGCCAACATTCACTGGCAGGCGCTCGATGTTACGCGGCAGTCCCGCGCGGCGCTGAAGCATCAAAAACCGGCTGTGCTCTGGTTCACCGGGCTGTCCGGTTCGGGCAAGTCGACCATCGCCAGCCTGCTTGAAAAGAAGCTGCACGCATCCGGCCGGCACACCTATGTGCTTGACGGCGACAATGTCCGCCATGGATTGAACCGAGACCTCGGCTTTACGGATGCCGACCGGGTGGAGAATATCCGTCGTGTGGCCGAAACCGCCAAACTGATGGCGGATGCCGGACTGATCGTGCTCGTATCGTTTATCTCGCCTTTCAGGGCAGAACGGCGCATGGCGCGCGAACTGATGAACGACGGAGAGTTCGTGGAGGTGTTCGTGGACACGCCATTCGAGGAATGCGCCAGACGCGACCCGAAAGGTTTGTATGCCAAGGCCCTCAAGGGTGAAATCAAGAATTTCACCGGTGTCGACTCCCCCTATGAGACCCCTGAAAAGGCTGATATTCACGTCGAGACGACGGCCCGAGCGCCGGAAGAACTGGTGGACGAAATCGAAGCCTGGCTGCGGGAGCGCGGCTATTGCTGA
- the cysQ gene encoding 3'(2'),5'-bisphosphate nucleotidase CysQ has protein sequence MGMLKDDAALLALFEQLALAAGAAIMRHYDAGCEVHQKADDTPVTAADRAAEKVILDGFRDAGLATPCVSEEAASGGVIPVCGDGDFILVDPLDGTREFIARRPDFTVNIGLIRDGVPVAGVIFAPARDLLYSARSGAAFEVMMVDGQPDERRTIRARPRQDPPVIVASRSHCTDQTRAFIDRHPGAETTSIGSSLKFCMIARGDADLYPRFGPTMQWDTAAGDAILRAAGGMARTLDGAPLTYGPKDGEGLKAFASPFFIAETAPA, from the coding sequence ATGGGCATGTTGAAGGATGACGCGGCGCTGCTGGCGCTGTTCGAGCAATTGGCGCTCGCAGCGGGTGCCGCGATCATGCGGCATTATGATGCCGGTTGCGAAGTCCATCAGAAAGCGGATGATACACCCGTTACAGCTGCGGACCGGGCCGCCGAGAAGGTGATCCTTGACGGGTTCAGGGATGCCGGGCTCGCAACGCCATGTGTTTCGGAAGAAGCGGCTTCCGGCGGCGTCATCCCCGTATGCGGAGATGGCGATTTCATTCTCGTGGATCCGCTGGACGGCACACGCGAATTCATTGCACGGCGGCCGGATTTCACGGTCAATATCGGTTTGATCCGCGATGGTGTGCCTGTCGCGGGGGTGATCTTCGCGCCGGCGCGTGATCTGTTGTATTCCGCACGCTCCGGTGCCGCGTTTGAAGTCATGATGGTCGATGGTCAGCCTGACGAGCGCCGCACAATCCGGGCCCGGCCGCGACAGGACCCGCCCGTTATCGTCGCCAGCCGGTCGCACTGCACCGACCAGACCCGAGCTTTCATCGACCGCCATCCCGGTGCCGAAACGACGTCTATTGGCTCGTCACTGAAATTCTGCATGATTGCCCGGGGCGACGCGGACCTCTATCCGCGCTTTGGCCCCACCATGCAGTGGGACACCGCAGCGGGTGATGCGATCCTGCGGGCGGCTGGTGGCATGGCGCGCACGCTGGACGGCGCTCCGCTCACTTACGGCCCGAAAGACGGAGAGGGGCTGAAGGCTTTCGCGAGCCCCTTCTTCATCGCCGAAACTGCGCCGGCCTGA
- a CDS encoding carbohydrate kinase family protein has translation MILCCGEALIDMLPRQTGQGEAAFAPYTGGAVFNSAIAIARLGVACGFFTGLSDDLFGRMLQDKLAESHVNLSLAQVSSRPTTLAFVTLVDGQAEYNFYDEGTAGRMIEPSNLPNITDDVSAMLFGGISLVSEPCGSAYEAFMAREAKNRVIMLDPNIRPAFITNVNVHRARIVRMVEKADIIKISADDLDWFAETGSADEIIARWLDCGPSLIILTDGGKGATAYTKSRKQFVPATPVEVVDTVGAGDTFNGALLAVLEEDGHLTKEKIAALDEAQIAKAIAFASRAAAVTVSRAGANPPWRNELPPT, from the coding sequence ATGATCCTTTGCTGCGGTGAAGCGCTGATCGACATGTTGCCGCGCCAAACCGGCCAGGGCGAGGCTGCGTTTGCTCCCTATACGGGCGGCGCGGTTTTCAACAGCGCCATTGCCATTGCACGCCTTGGCGTGGCGTGCGGATTTTTCACCGGGCTTTCAGATGACCTTTTCGGACGGATGCTGCAGGACAAGCTTGCGGAAAGCCATGTGAATCTTTCCCTCGCACAGGTTTCAAGCCGCCCCACCACGCTCGCCTTCGTGACCCTCGTCGACGGGCAAGCCGAGTATAATTTCTATGACGAGGGCACAGCCGGTCGCATGATCGAGCCATCAAATCTGCCCAACATCACAGACGACGTCTCGGCGATGCTTTTCGGCGGCATCAGCCTGGTTTCAGAACCCTGTGGTTCGGCCTATGAAGCGTTCATGGCACGCGAGGCCAAAAACCGCGTCATCATGCTCGACCCCAACATTCGGCCTGCCTTCATCACCAATGTGAACGTCCACCGCGCGCGCATCGTCCGCATGGTCGAAAAGGCTGATATCATCAAGATCTCGGCGGACGACCTCGACTGGTTTGCAGAAACCGGCAGCGCAGACGAGATCATCGCGCGCTGGCTGGATTGTGGCCCGAGCCTGATCATCCTCACCGATGGCGGCAAGGGCGCAACCGCCTACACCAAATCGCGAAAGCAGTTCGTTCCGGCTACGCCCGTCGAGGTGGTCGATACGGTCGGCGCCGGCGACACGTTCAACGGCGCGCTTCTCGCGGTTCTTGAAGAGGATGGGCACCTGACTAAGGAGAAAATTGCCGCGCTTGATGAGGCGCAGATTGCAAAAGCAATCGCCTTTGCATCGCGTGCCGCCGCCGTCACCGTCTCCCGCGCCGGAGCCAATCCGCCATGGAGAAACGAGCTTCCGCCGACCTGA
- a CDS encoding error-prone DNA polymerase — protein MNGKPTEPVITFESAEGAENAISAAASIPKSRSSPPPPAFAELGVTSNYSFLRGASHPRELVAEAAQLGHAAIGIADRNTLAGVVRAHVEAKAQKIRLVVGARLVMRDGFETLCFPTDRDAYGRLTQLLTNGNRRASKGECHLHMDNLEELGHGQRLIAMPPYDFGTDFEEKLRRLATLFPGDVFLALTPYRRANDDARQHRLAVLAAACGTPLVATNDVLYHTPARRPLQDLLTCIRNHCTIDEAGFRLERNAERHLKPPEEMARLLRGHEEAIVRSVALMDDCRFSLDALSFDYPKESNGESATPQEELERLTWLGAKERFPEGIPSKVRSLIDHELKLIGQLEYAAYFLTVHDIVRFARTQEPPILCQGRGSAANSVVCYCLGVTSVNPTEIDLLFERFISAERGEPPDIDVDFEHERREEVMQYIYGKYGRHRAGLAATVISYRTRSAVREAGKAMGLSPDVVAAMTGLVWGHSEKTPAADQVREAGLDPTDPRLRQTLLLVRQLIGFPRHLSQHVGGFVLTHSPLSEIVPIANAAMKDRTMVEWDKDDLDALNILKVDVLSLGMLTCLRKSFDLLREHYGITHTLASVPRDDGPTYAMIQRADTIGVFQIESRAQMSMLPRLKPRNFYDLVIEIAIVRPGPIQGDMVHPYLRRRNDEEDVDYPSEELRAVLQKTLGVPLFQEQAMKIAIVAAGFSPEKADRLRRAMASFRRTGTIDQFREDFIKGMLANNYTPDFAERCFNQMKGFSDYGFPESHSASFALLAYASSWLKCHYPDVFACSLLNSQPMGFYSASSIVRDFRDHGGETRPVDINHSAWDHSLEPAAKPRAISHALRLGLRQVDGMREAAGLKIMAAREAGPFANVRDLYFRSGIDMFSLRRLAEADAFRSLGLDRRAALWEVRGLSGHQGVRAAAEELPLFASAKSAAAIPLQQEESVTLPDLLPGEQVVEDYGTLGLSLKAHPVSFLRRLLDRRRVLKTRALGETPAGRFVRVSGLVLVRQRPGTASGVIFMTLEDETGIANIIVWPRVFQRFRRIVFGARMVTVEGILQKESNVIHVVARRLIDTTPDLMVAMSDQGVEMQNEKPGTTQNLWRHPRDVRVLPKGRNFH, from the coding sequence ATGAACGGGAAACCCACAGAGCCGGTTATCACCTTTGAAAGCGCGGAGGGGGCAGAGAACGCCATCTCTGCCGCCGCATCCATCCCGAAATCACGCTCTTCTCCACCGCCGCCTGCCTTCGCCGAACTTGGCGTCACCAGCAATTACAGTTTTCTGCGCGGTGCCTCCCATCCACGTGAACTGGTGGCTGAGGCCGCCCAACTTGGCCATGCCGCCATCGGCATCGCCGACCGCAACACGCTGGCAGGGGTCGTGCGCGCTCATGTCGAGGCAAAGGCCCAGAAAATCCGCCTCGTGGTCGGTGCGCGGCTGGTCATGCGGGACGGTTTCGAAACATTGTGCTTCCCAACGGACAGGGATGCCTATGGCCGCCTCACCCAGCTCTTGACCAATGGCAACCGCCGCGCGTCGAAGGGCGAGTGCCACCTGCACATGGACAATCTCGAAGAGCTCGGCCATGGCCAGCGCCTCATCGCCATGCCGCCCTATGATTTCGGGACGGATTTCGAGGAAAAGCTCCGTCGCCTCGCCACCCTCTTTCCCGGCGACGTCTTTCTCGCGTTGACACCCTACCGCCGGGCCAATGACGACGCCCGCCAGCACCGTCTTGCCGTGCTCGCCGCCGCCTGCGGCACGCCGCTCGTCGCCACCAATGACGTGCTCTACCACACGCCGGCCCGCCGCCCCTTGCAGGATCTTCTCACCTGCATTCGCAACCATTGCACCATCGACGAGGCGGGCTTTCGCCTTGAACGCAATGCCGAGCGGCATCTCAAGCCTCCGGAAGAGATGGCGCGCCTCCTACGCGGCCATGAGGAGGCCATCGTCCGCTCCGTGGCGCTCATGGATGATTGCCGTTTTTCGCTCGACGCGTTGTCCTTCGACTATCCGAAGGAATCGAACGGAGAAAGCGCCACACCGCAGGAAGAGCTGGAGCGTCTCACCTGGCTCGGTGCAAAAGAGCGTTTCCCGGAAGGTATTCCCTCAAAGGTTCGGTCCCTTATCGATCATGAGTTGAAGCTGATCGGCCAGCTTGAATATGCTGCCTATTTTCTCACGGTGCACGATATCGTGCGCTTCGCCCGTACGCAGGAGCCGCCCATCCTGTGCCAGGGGCGCGGTTCGGCGGCCAATTCGGTTGTCTGCTATTGCCTTGGTGTCACTTCGGTCAACCCGACCGAGATCGATCTTCTGTTCGAGCGCTTCATTTCCGCCGAGCGCGGCGAGCCGCCGGACATCGACGTCGATTTCGAGCATGAGCGGCGCGAGGAGGTGATGCAGTATATCTACGGCAAATACGGCCGCCACCGGGCCGGGCTTGCCGCCACTGTCATTTCCTACCGCACGCGCAGCGCCGTGCGCGAGGCGGGCAAGGCGATGGGGCTTTCGCCCGATGTAGTGGCCGCCATGACCGGGCTTGTCTGGGGCCATTCGGAAAAAACGCCCGCCGCAGACCAGGTGCGCGAAGCCGGTCTCGACCCCACCGACCCAAGGCTGCGCCAGACTTTACTGCTTGTCAGGCAGTTGATTGGCTTTCCGCGTCATCTCTCCCAGCATGTGGGCGGTTTCGTGCTCACGCACTCGCCCTTGAGCGAGATCGTGCCCATCGCCAATGCCGCCATGAAAGACCGCACCATGGTGGAATGGGACAAGGACGATCTCGATGCCCTCAACATACTCAAGGTGGACGTGCTTTCGCTCGGCATGCTCACCTGCCTGCGCAAGAGTTTCGACCTTTTGCGGGAGCACTATGGAATAACCCACACGCTTGCCTCCGTGCCCCGTGACGATGGGCCCACCTATGCGATGATCCAGCGGGCCGACACGATCGGTGTCTTTCAGATCGAAAGCCGGGCCCAGATGTCGATGCTGCCGCGTCTGAAACCCAGAAATTTCTATGATCTCGTGATCGAAATTGCCATCGTCCGCCCCGGCCCCATCCAGGGAGATATGGTTCATCCCTATCTGCGCCGGCGCAATGACGAGGAAGATGTAGATTACCCCTCCGAAGAATTGCGTGCCGTGCTCCAGAAGACACTCGGCGTACCGCTCTTTCAGGAACAGGCAATGAAGATCGCCATCGTGGCTGCCGGTTTCTCGCCGGAAAAGGCTGACCGGCTGCGCCGGGCCATGGCAAGCTTCCGCCGTACAGGCACGATCGACCAGTTCCGCGAGGATTTCATCAAAGGCATGTTGGCCAACAATTACACGCCCGATTTCGCCGAGCGCTGTTTCAACCAGATGAAAGGTTTTAGCGATTACGGCTTTCCCGAAAGCCATTCGGCCAGTTTCGCGCTGCTCGCCTACGCCTCCTCCTGGCTCAAATGCCACTACCCCGATGTCTTTGCCTGCTCGCTTTTGAATTCGCAGCCCATGGGTTTTTATTCTGCCTCCTCCATCGTGCGTGATTTTCGCGACCATGGCGGTGAGACGCGACCTGTCGATATCAACCACAGCGCCTGGGACCACTCGCTAGAGCCGGCAGCAAAGCCCCGTGCGATCAGCCATGCATTGCGGCTCGGCCTGCGCCAGGTGGACGGCATGCGCGAGGCAGCGGGCCTGAAAATCATGGCCGCTCGTGAAGCAGGTCCTTTCGCCAATGTGCGCGATCTTTATTTCCGTTCCGGCATCGACATGTTTTCGCTACGCCGGCTGGCCGAGGCCGATGCCTTCCGCTCTCTAGGGCTCGACCGGCGCGCTGCCCTTTGGGAAGTGCGCGGGCTGAGCGGCCATCAGGGCGTGCGCGCGGCAGCGGAAGAACTGCCGCTCTTTGCCAGCGCCAAAAGCGCGGCCGCAATCCCCCTTCAGCAAGAAGAAAGCGTTACACTGCCGGATCTCCTCCCCGGCGAACAGGTGGTGGAGGACTACGGTACGCTGGGTCTTTCGCTCAAGGCGCATCCCGTCTCCTTCCTGCGCCGTTTACTGGACAGGCGCCGCGTCCTGAAAACCCGCGCCCTTGGCGAGACCCCGGCAGGCCGCTTCGTGCGTGTGTCCGGCCTCGTTCTGGTGCGTCAACGCCCGGGCACCGCCAGCGGCGTCATCTTCATGACGCTGGAAGACGAGACCGGCATCGCCAACATCATCGTCTGGCCGCGTGTCTTCCAGCGTTTTCGTCGCATCGTCTTCGGTGCACGCATGGTGACGGTAGAGGGCATTCTTCAGAAGGAAAGCAATGTCATCCACGTGGTCGCACGGCGTCTCATCGACACGACACCGGACCTGATGGTCGCAATGTCCGATCAGGGTGTGGAGATGCAGAACGAAAAGCCTGGCACCACGCAAAATCTCTGGCGGCACCCACGCGATGTCCGCGTCCTGCCCAAGGGCCGGAATTTCCATTGA